A stretch of the Ornithodoros turicata isolate Travis chromosome 4, ASM3712646v1, whole genome shotgun sequence genome encodes the following:
- the LOC135393458 gene encoding TNF receptor-associated factor 2-like — MSAERYLVGFSEALDWRPMHFVDLRAVPACSLCGMVPKETFELDCLHSLCPPCYQGVCGHDRKCPIDDETFQQSNVRSVTLKATLVQQLNVGCPNSKQGCDFVGSVERMQCHFLQDCAYHVTTCKTCGDRVIGRDMVRHLREQCATRRASRGGLPGGSMFEMIKHIKKFTEGISDILRAIEARQDSHTDAIDSTKECVAANGEEIRKFAANRNEPGTKMFHTIVALAVACFVLLWMRNRDVTEQLAALEEKLSCRSSLSAGKTQTEAELLATILQHQERLANDAMALCVQQKQSHAETLQIVKNHNEQMQKRIEELPIRLESTMLNTSERSLLKTTEKLNYMEGVLHILSGSGSAFFHVKDFAETKKRLMTRDSESFVLHGYCAKLQIDFRVSNGWTYLGLYVRFCSSPRDSLLRWPANVAIALTLVHPRDHGQDIDETFSIFVPRPSPDVSYGSPRFAKVEDIERHGLIHEDAITVAAKIRNDDAS, encoded by the coding sequence ATGTCTGCGGAACGGTACCTGGTTGGATTTTCGGAAGCCCTCGACTGGCGTCCCATGCACTTTGTAGATCTCCGTGCGGTTCCAGCATGTTCTTTGTGCGGGATGGTCCCCAAAGAAACCTTCGAGTTGGATTGTCTACACTCACTTTGTCCGCCATGTTATCAAGGCGTGTGTGGGCATGACCGTAAATGTCCGATAGACGATGAAACTTTTCAACAAAGTAACGTGCGAAGTGTGACACTGAAAGCGACGCTCGTTCAGCAACTAAATGTCGGGTGTCCCAACTCAAAGCAAGGCTGTGATTTTGTTGGATCAGTGGAAAGAATGCAGTGTCACTTTCTGCAGGACTGTGCTTACCATGTCACTACCTGCAAAACGTGTGGCGATAGAGTGATTGGAAGGGATATGGTGCGACATCTCAGGGAACAGTGCGCGACGCGACGTGCCTCTCGTGGCGGCTTGCCTGGTGGAAGCATGTTCGAAATGATAAAACATATCAAAAAGTTCACTGAAGGTATCTCTGACATTTTACGTGCCATTGAAGCTCGGCAGGACAGTCACACGGATGCAATCGATAGTACTAAAGAATGTGTTGCAGCTAACGGGGAAGAAATCCGTAAGTTTGCAGCTAACCGAAATGAACCAGGAACGAAAATGTTCCATACCATCGTGGCCTTGGCTGTAGCGTGCTTTGTGCTGCTCTGGATGAGAAATAGAGACGTCACAGAACAGTTAGCTGCACTAGAAGAAAAATTGAGCTGTCGGTCATCTCTGAGTGCTGGTAAGACCCAAACGGAAGCTGAATTACTGGCAACCATTCTTCAACATCAGGAACGCTTAGCAAACGATGCGATGGCCCTATGTGTTCAGCAAAAACAAAGTCACGCGGAGACGCTACAGATCGTCAAGAATCATAATGAACAAATGCAGAAACGTATTGAAGAGCTGCCCATACGTCTCGAAAGCACAATGTTGAATACATCTGAACGCTCGCTGCTCAAGACAACGGAAAAGCTTAACTACATGGAAGGAGTGCTACACATTCTGtccggttccggttcggctttCTTCCACGTAAAAGACTTTGCCGAAACAAAGAAACGCTTGATGACACGTGACTCAGAGAGTTTTGTGTTGCACGGATACTGCGCGAAGCTGCAGATTGACTTCAGAGTGTCCAACGGTTGGACATACTTGGGTCTGTACGTAAGGTTTTGTTCCAGTCCGAGAGATTCACTGCTGAGGTGGCCCGCAAACGTCGCCATCGCTTTGACGCTGGTGCATCCGAGGGATCACGGCCAGGACATTGATGAAACCTTCTCTATATTTGTTCCAAGGCCATCACCAGATGTTAGCTACGGAAGTCCTAGATTCGCCAAAGTTGAAGACATCGAACGACATGGACTCATCCATGAAGATGCCATTACAGTAGCTGCAAAGATCAGGAATGACGATGCTTCGTAA
- the LOC135393459 gene encoding TNF receptor-associated factor 2-like: MSAERYLVGFSEALDWRPMHFVDLPAVSACSLCGMVPKETFVLECLHSLCPQCYQGVCRRDRRCPIDDETFQQSEVRSVTLKATLVQKLKVGCPNSKQGCDFVGSVERMQCHFLQDCGYHVTICKTCGDRVLGSDMVRHFKEECRTQCTSRRGLTGGSIFELIKHIKTSIGGISDRLHAIEDQQCSHMNAIDTTKECVAANGEETRRFVANVTEQLAALEEKWNCQSSLSSGKTQAGDELLATILQHQERLANDAMTLSVQQKQTHAETLQIVKNHIEQMQKRIEELPIRLESAVLNTSERSLLKTTEKLNYMEGVLHILSGSGSAFFHVEDFAETKKRLMARDSESFVLHGYCAKLRIDFQVSNGVTYLGLYVRFCSSPRDSLLRWPANVSISLTLVHPRDQGNIDETFSIFVSIPSPDVSYGSPRFARVEDIERLGFIHEDAITVAAKMRDGNAS, translated from the coding sequence ATGTCTGCGGAACGGTACCTGGTTGGATTTTCGGAAGCCCTCGACTGGCGTCCCATGCACTTTGTAGATCTCCCTGCTGTCTCAGCATGTTCTTTGTGCGGGATGGTCCCCAAAGAAACCTTCGTGTTGGAATGTCTACACTCACTTTGTCCGCAATGTTATCAAGGCGTGTGTAGGCGTGACCGTCGATGTCCGATAGACGATGAAACTTTTCAACAAAGTGAAGTGCGAAGTGTGACTCTGAAAGCGACGCTCGTTCAGAAACTAAAAGTCGGGTGTCCCAACTCGAAACAAGGGTGTGATTTTGTTGGATCAGTGGAAAGAATGCAGTGTCACTTTCTGCAGGACTGTGGTTATCATGTCACCATTTGCAAAACGTGCGGCGATAGAGTACTTGGAAGTGATATGGTACGGCATTTCAAGGAAGAGTGCAGGACGCAATGCACCTCTCGTCGCGGTTTGACTGGCGGAAGCATCTTCGAATTGATAAAACATATCAAAACGTCCATCGGAGGTATCTCTGACAGACTACATGCCATTGAAGATCAGCAGTGCAGTCACATGAATGCAATAGACACTACTAAAGAATGTGTTGCAGCTAACGGGGAAGAAACCCGTAGGTTTGTAGCTAACGTCACGGAACAGTTAGCTGCACTAGAAGAGAAATGGAACTGTCAGTCATCTCTAAGTTCTGGTAAGACCCAAGCGGGAGATGAATTACTGGCAACCATTCTTCAACATCAGGAACGCTTAGCGAACGATGCGATGACCCTAAGTGTTCAGCAAAAACAAACTCACGCGGAGACGCTACAGATCGTCAAGAATCATATTGAACAAATGCAGAAACGTATTGAAGAGCTGCCCATACGTCTCGAAAGCGCAGTGTTGAATACATCTGAACGCTCGCTGCTCAAGACAACGGAAAAGCTTAACTACATGGAAGGAGTGCTACACATTCTGtccggttccggttcggctttCTTCCACGTAGAAGACTTCGCCGAAACAAAGAAACGCTTGATGGCACGTGACTCAGAGAGTTTTGTGCTGCACGGATACTGCGCGAAGCTGCGGATTGACTTCCAAGTGTCCAACGGTGTGACATACTTGGGTCTGTACGTAAGGTTTTGTTCCAGTCCGAGAGATTCACTGCTGAGATGGCCCGCAAATGTCTCCATCTCTTTGACACTGGTGCATCCGAGGGATCAAGGCAACATTGATGAAACCTTCTCTATCTTTGTTTCAATTCCATCACCAGATGTCAGCTACGGAAGTCCTAGATTCGCCAGAGTTGAAGACATTGAACGACTAGGATTCATCCATGAAGATGCCATTACAGTAGCGGCAAAGATGAGGGATGGCAATGCTTCGTAA